One Phaseolus vulgaris cultivar G19833 chromosome 2, P. vulgaris v2.0, whole genome shotgun sequence DNA window includes the following coding sequences:
- the LOC137813009 gene encoding protein PLASTID MOVEMENT IMPAIRED 1-like: protein MAAAKSNPNAQLLEELEAFSESLYKQHTTSTRRTASLVLPRNSAPPVEDAKEDDGSSNKARVRRMSMSPWGSRPKPEDAAAAKAETKKIDDLSTTSSDSDKKGIWKWKPMRALSHIGMQKLSCLFSVEVVTAQGLPSSMNGLRLSVCVRKKETKDGAVKTMPSRVAQGAADFEETLFIRCHVYHTSNQGTAKQIKFEPRPFSIYLFAVDAKELDFGRSSVDLSELIRESIEKNHQGTRVKQWDTSFGLSGKAKGGELVLKLGFQIMEKDGGIDIYNNQVDNSKPSSGKLGSFSTFARKQSKTSFSMSSPRMTNRNDAWTPSQSRIGEDIQGMDDLNLDDPNPVQDSSASTQKVDEGGKEQVEDFELPDFEVVDKGVEVQDKGGNEEEESEEPVQEESASSEVVKEVVLDHVHLSRLSELDSIAQQIKALESMMAEDDKFMKIEEETEPQRLDADEETVTREFLHMLENQDNSDYLFDQPEIPPLHLEGHHDAEDGDGESKVYLPDLGKGLGCVVRTKDGGYLTSMNPLDIAVARKDTPKLAMQMSRPFVLASHQSLTGFELFQKLAGIGFEELSSKVLALMPIDEMIGKTAEQVAFEGIANAIIQGRNKEGASSSAARIVSSLRSMGSALSSGRKERIATGLWNVEEEPLTAEKLLAFATQKIESMTIEALKIQAEMADEEAPFDISAKKDDGKDLLASVTPLEEWIIDQSHNKSPAGSGGEPEKVTLLLVVQLRDPIRRYEAVGGPVIVLIHATSTDTNGNEEEKRFKVISMHVGGFKLVSTIKKNAWDSGKQRLTAMQWLVAYGLGKAGKKGKQASSKDQELLWSISSRIVADMWLKTMRNPDINLK from the coding sequence AGTGAATCCCTTTACAAACAACACACCACCTCAACCAGAAGAACAGCCTCCCTTGTACTGCCAAGAAATTCAGCTCCACCTGTTGAAGATGCCAAAGAGGATGATGGAAGCAGCAACAAAGCTCGGGTGCGGCGCATGTCCATGTCCCCATGGGGATCAAGACCAAAGCCTGAGGATGCTGCTGCTGCCAAGGCAGAAACCAAAAAGATTGATGACTTATCAACAACTTCTTCTGACAGTGATAAGAAAGGGATTTGGAAGTGGAAGCCTATGAGGGCTTTATCTCACATTGGAATGCAGAAACTAAGCTGTTTGTTTTCTGTTGAAGTTGTCACTGCTCAAGGCCTTCCTTCTTCCATGAATGGGCTTCGACTATCGGTTTGTGTTAGGAAAAAGGAAACAAAGGATGGTGCTGTTAAGACAATGCCATCAAGGGTTGCACAAGGAGCTGCAGATTTTGAAGAGACCCTTTTCATCAGGTGCCATGTTTATCACACCTCCAATCAAGGCACTGCAAAGCAGATCAAATTTGAGCCACGACCCTTTTCGATATACCTTTTTGCTGTTGATGCTAAGGAGCTAGATTTTGGAAGAAGCTCAGTGGACTTGAGTGAGTTGATAAGAGAGTCCATTGAGAAGAACCATCAAGGCACCAGGGTGAAGCAATGGGACACAAGCTTTGGCCTTTCTGGGAAAGCAAAAGGAGGAGAACTTGTTCTCAAACTGGGTTTTCAGATCATGGAGAAAGATGGAGGAATTGATATATACAATAACCAAGTGGACAATTCAAAGCCCAGCTCTGGCAAGCTTGGTAGTTTCTCTACTTTTGCTCGTAAACAATCCAAGACATCATTCAGCATGTCTAGTCCTAGAATGACAAATAGAAATGATGCATGGACTCCTTCACAATCCAGAATAGGAGAGGATATTCAAGGAATGGATGATTTGAACCTTGATGATCCAAACCCGGTTCAGGATTCCTCTGCCTCTACCCAGAAAGTTGATGAAGGTGGTAAGGAACAGGTGGAGGATTTTGAACTTCCGGATTTCGAGGTTGTGGATAAAGGAGTAGAGGTTCAAGACAAGGGAGGAAATGAAGAAGAGGAATCTGAGGAACCTGTGCAAGAGGAATCAGCTTCCAGTGAAGTTGTCAAGGAAGTAGTACTTGATCATGTACACCTGAGTAGATTGAGTGAGCTTGATTCAATTGCTCAGCAGATAAAAGCTCTTGAGTCTATGATGGCAGAAGATGATAAGTTTATGAAAATAGAAGAAGAGACAGAACCACAGAGGCTAGATGCAGATGAAGAAACTGTGACCAGGGAGTTTCTTCATATGCTTGAGAATCAAGACAACAGTGATTACTTGTTCGATCAACCTGAAATTCCTCCTCTTCATCTTGAAGGACACCATGATGCTGAAGATGGAGACGGAGAATCCAAAGTGTATCTTCCTGACCTTGGAAAGGGGTTGGGTTGTGTAGTGAGAACAAAGGATGGAGGCTACTTGACTTCCATGAACCCTCTGGACATTGCTGTGGCTAGAAAAGATACTCCAAAGCTAGCCATGCAGATGTCAAGGCCTTTTGTGCTAGCATCACATCAATCCTTGACAGGATTTGAGTTGTTTCAGAAATTGGCTGGGATTGGCTTTGAAGAACTCAGCTCCAAGGTTTTGGCCTTAATGCCAATAGATGAAATGATAGGCAAAACTGCAGAACAGGTTGCTTTTGAAGGCATTGCTAATGCCATCATACAAGGAAGAAACAAGGAAGGAGCCAGCTCAAGTGCTGCTAGAATAGTTTCTTCCTTGAGAAGCATGGGAAGTGCCTTGAGTTCAGGAAGGAAAGAGAGAATAGCCACAGGACTTTGGAATGTAGAAGAGGAGCCACTCACTGCAGAGAAGCTTCTGGCGTTTGCAACGCAGAAGATTGAGTCCATGACAATTGAAGCTTTGAAAATTCAAGCTGAAATGGCTGATGAAGAAGCCCCATTTGATATTTCTGCAAAAAAAGATGATGGAAAGGATCTCTTGGCTTCAGTTACTCCACTTGAAGAATGGATCATCGACCAAAGTCACAACAAAAGTCCTGCAGGTTCTGGTGGTGAACCAGAAAAAGTGACTCTCTTATTGGTTGTCCAATTGAGGGATCCAATTAGACGCTATGAAGCAGTTGGGGGACCTGTGATTGTGCTGATCCATGCAACTAGTACTGACACAAATGGGAATGAGGAGGAGAAAAGGTTCAAGGTGATAAGCATGCATGTGGGGGGTTTCAAGTTGGTGAGTACCATAAAGAAGAATGCATGGGACAGTGGGAAGCAAAGACTTACTGCAATGCAATGGTTGGTTGCATATGGGTTGGGAAAGGCAGGGAAGAAAGGGAAGCAAGCATCATCAAAGGACCAAGAGCTCTTGTGGAGCATTTCCTCACGTATAGTTGCTGACATGTGGCTCAAAACTATGAGAAATCCAGATATCAATCTTAAGTAA
- the LOC137813010 gene encoding uncharacterized protein: MATNSMHMLYVSSFSLCFPNSSSFQLSKLSPQFKPLNSTPLSGRKHCKVVRFPRERTRTRATLDDVETDQLSSTPLVENEKAKKDVDESVKVLKDAAKTRKVAAEDVLSALSIIEKAKLDPSGFFETLGGNKSPGRTWMLVFTAEKKLSGGRYFPLTAVQRFDATAKRIENGVYLGPIGQLTFEGRLSWKKRILAFVFENIRVKLGPFQPLEISLGKKEDREPDTKDPFFIWFYVDEEIAVARGRSGGTAFWCRCSRVNN, encoded by the exons ATGGCAACGAACTCAATGCACATGTTGTATGTTTCTTCCTTCAGTTTGTGTTTCCCGAATTCATCTTCCTTTCAACTTTCAAAGCTCTCACCACAATTTAAACCTCTGAATTCCACTCCTCTCAGTGGAAGAAAACACTGCAAAGTTGTTAGATTTCCCAGAGAAAGAACAAGAACCAGAGCAACCCTTGATGATGTTGAAACAGACCAACTTTCCTCAACACCCCTTGTTGAGAATGAGAAAGCCAAAAAG GATGTAGATGAAAGTGTGAAAGTGTTAAAAGATGCAGCTAAGACAAGAAAGGTTGCAGCAGAGGATGTTCTTTCTGCACTGTCTATCATTGAGAAAGCAAAACTTGATCCTTCTGGCTTTTTTGAAACCCTTGGTGGCAATAAATCTCCTGGGAGGACCTGGATGCTGGTTTTTACTGCTGAG AAAAAATTAAGTGGTGGTCGGTATTTTCCTCTCACAGCAGTTCAGAGGTTTGATGCCACT GCAAAGAGGATCGAGAATGGAGTATATCTTGGACCCATTGGACAGTTAACATTTGAAGGCAGACTTTCATGGAAAAAGAGAATACTGGCTTTTGTTTTTGAGAACATAAGAGTAAAACTTGGACCCTTTCAACCTCTAGAGATCAGTCTAGGAAAAAAGGAAGACAGGGAACCAGATACCAAGGATCCTTTCTTCATCTGGTTTTATGTTGATGAGGAAATTGCAGTTGCTCGAGGCAGGAGTGGGGGAACTGCATTCTGGTGTCGGTGTAGTCGTGTCAATAACTGA